One Brassica napus cultivar Da-Ae chromosome C4, Da-Ae, whole genome shotgun sequence genomic region harbors:
- the LOC106394884 gene encoding transcription factor SCREAM2 isoform X2, producing MVSREQNRGSLQEKFQLLRSATNSHAQSETSIIMDASKYIQNLKKKVERFKEDTAAEQSSSEPTDPTTPMVKVETLEKGFMIKVFSGENQPGMLVSVLEAFEDMGLDVLEARVSCTDSFSLHAMGVKNEDDERMDAEAVKQAVTDAITSWGETNVPPFL from the exons atGGTTTCGAGGGAACAAAATAGAGGTTCTTTACAAGAGAAGTTTCAACTGCTTCGTTCAGCCACTAATTCTCATGCT CAAAGCGAAACATCGATTATAATGGATGCATCGAAATATATCCAAAACCTTAAGAAAAAAGTCGAAAGATTCAAGGAGGACACTGCCGCAGAGCAATCTTCAAGCGAACCCACGGATCCCACCACACCAATG GTAAAAGTCGAAACCCTAGAAAAGGGTTTTATGATAAAAGTTTTCTCAGGGGAGAATCAGCCAGGCATGCTTGTTTCGGTATTAGAAGCCTTTGAGGATATGGGGCTTGACGTTCTCGAAGCTAGGGTTTCATGTACGGACTCCTTTAGCTTGCATGCCATGGGAGTCAAG aatgaagatgatgaaagaaTGGATGCTGAAGCAGTGAAACAGGCAGTGACAGATGCAATCACAAGCTGGGGTGAAACCAATGTTCCACCTTTTCTTTGA
- the LOC106394884 gene encoding transcription factor SCREAM2 isoform X1, with protein MVSREQNRGSLQEKFQLLRSATNSHAQSETSIIMDASKYIQNLKKKVERFKEDTAAEQSSSEPTDPTTPMVKVETLEKGFMIKVFSGENQPGMLVSVLEAFEDMGLDVLEARVSCTDSFSLHAMGVKQNEDDERMDAEAVKQAVTDAITSWGETNVPPFL; from the exons atGGTTTCGAGGGAACAAAATAGAGGTTCTTTACAAGAGAAGTTTCAACTGCTTCGTTCAGCCACTAATTCTCATGCT CAAAGCGAAACATCGATTATAATGGATGCATCGAAATATATCCAAAACCTTAAGAAAAAAGTCGAAAGATTCAAGGAGGACACTGCCGCAGAGCAATCTTCAAGCGAACCCACGGATCCCACCACACCAATG GTAAAAGTCGAAACCCTAGAAAAGGGTTTTATGATAAAAGTTTTCTCAGGGGAGAATCAGCCAGGCATGCTTGTTTCGGTATTAGAAGCCTTTGAGGATATGGGGCTTGACGTTCTCGAAGCTAGGGTTTCATGTACGGACTCCTTTAGCTTGCATGCCATGGGAGTCAAG CAgaatgaagatgatgaaagaaTGGATGCTGAAGCAGTGAAACAGGCAGTGACAGATGCAATCACAAGCTGGGGTGAAACCAATGTTCCACCTTTTCTTTGA
- the LOC125586233 gene encoding uncharacterized protein LOC125586233 — MWGEAVRHATYVINRVPTRALKDSTPYESLRGRKPSTAHIRVFGCVAHAKIDSHRLKKLDDRSQVLVHLGIEPGSKAYRLYNPTTKAIMGVDKEANTNSGMFSMTWGTTLDEGMVRLQMVTIREEPLTQSQIIKKKNQRLHMSKKSMKKQQLKNQDTQLDRETNQGLTGSNAAVVVAVTGVCGCGWLQFPAILRDFTTGSVVRN; from the exons ATGTGGGGAGAAGCGGTTCGACATGCTACTTATGTTATTAACAGAGTCCCCACGCGAGCACTTAAAGATAGTACTCCATACGAAAGCTTGAGAGGAAGAAAGCCAAGTACAGCTCACATTAGAGTTTTTGGGTGTGTTGCACACGCAAAGATTGACTCTCATCGTCTGAAGAAACTAGACGATCGATCACAGGTTCTTGTTCATCTAGGAATTGAGCCTGGCTCAAAAGCATATCGGCTCTATAATCCTACAACGAAGGCAATTATG GGAGTTGATAAAGAAGCCAACACAAACTCTGGTATGTTCAGTATGACTTGGGGAACTACACTTGATGAAGGTATGGTCCGTTTACAGATGGTAACCATCAGAGAAGAACCTCTGACGCAGAGTCAGatcatcaagaagaagaaccagCGACTACACATGTCGAAGAAGTCAATGAAGAAGCAACAACTCAAGAATCAAGACACTCAACTCGACAGAGAAACAAACCAG ggtctgactggttcaaacgcagcagTTGTGGTTGCGGTTacgggagtttgtggatgcgggtggttgcagTTCCCAGCGATTTTAAGAGATTTTACGACTGGTTCGGTGGTTAGAAATTaa